The following is a genomic window from Branchiostoma lanceolatum isolate klBraLanc5 chromosome 10, klBraLanc5.hap2, whole genome shotgun sequence.
TGAGGGAATATCATAGGAAGACAACTTAGCCTTTTCTGTCCCTACGCCGCTTCCCTTTGTTGATGGCCTTGTGTCCTGTATCGTTGGATTTGATGAGTTGGCCGACTGTTTCGGCTTTGCTTGTGTATCTGAGATTAAGAATCCGAGAAGAGAAGGTACTCTTGAAGCGCTGGTGGATGTTGACTTGCAGGTGATAGTTGCTCCAGTGCAGGGTAAATTTCCCGTCGAGATATGGACATCCGTCTGTATTTTGGACGTGACAGTAGTTGAAGAATCGTTCCTTTGACTTAGATTTGAAGATTTCTTTGTCCACTGGTTTTGAAACTGAAGGGCTCGGAAGGGGATTCCGATGGATGTAGCACGGAGTACTTCTCCAGACTGTTGTGGCGAATTCCCCCTTTTTGAGCCTCCGGATCCAGGCCTGCTTCCCTCGTTTGCGACTGGAATTCTTGTAGCAACGGTGACATAGGGCACGGACTTAATTTTTTCAGAGCCTTTCGCTGAAGCATCTGTGCCTTTTCCTGCGTTACCTTCCACTCGAACAATGGGGATGTTGACCACTGCAATCGGTACCACTGTTCTCCTATGGTCCAGTCCGTCCGACCGTTTCAGCGTTTGGGCGACAAGGGAGGCGATAATCGCTCTCTGTGACTTTGGTTGGCTAGATACACGCGACGCCTTCTCGACTTGTTCACTCGGAGCAGTCCGCATGTCGTCTGATGGATGGTCAGGTGGATCTGCCGCTGGGATTAACTTGCTTTTACAGTTTTCCTCAGTCTGTCTTATTTGTAGTTGTTCTTTCTTCTCTAAGGCTAACTGAAGGTAACTGACGGTGCTTTGTTCGGCGCGTTCTGATTTTGAAGCTGCATTAATGTTCTTGCATGGCGAAATGCTTTCGGTCGCGGAGGACTTGGTATCAACATCAGACATTGCTTCGTCACTCTGTGCTGCAGAATTGAGGTTATTCTGGGGGCTATGTGCAGCAATGGTTTCTGTAGAAGCTGTAGAAGATAGGTTAACCAACGCCTCCATCGCAGCCTCCTCAGCCCGATTGAGTGCCGTGGGTGGGGCCGTCTCTGAAGGAGGCAGCCTGGCTGGTTCTACCGGACGTAACGAGAGTATGCCTGGCATTTCCGGCTGTGACGTTGACGACACTGACATACCTTCACGCTGCTTTTCTGAATCCTTCAGcctaaaaaagaagaaacaaaatcattttctatttATAAGAGATAGGATTATTgccaacatatacatgtactttaataCAATTTGATGATCTACACACTGATTTCATAGATCATAAGTACAGAGCAAATGTTCAATTTTTCCGATCagtatcaatgaatgaatgaataaatgaagtcctttattgcatatttttgctacactgggctaagtacaggtcacaacatgacaaaacatgttgaacagatacagttgacatgtacaaaataaaacttattGTAATTAGATCAATTCAACTTCTCCTCGCTTGTCAGTTATAGCAgagataaaagaacagatatgtttATATCAATATCTTTAGAAGAATTGcaatctgtacatgtaccttatccATAAGATAAGACGTTGAACTGCGTAGGAAGGTGATGTTCGGAAGTTAAATGTCCCTACCTGTGGTCCTTAGCCCGTCTGTTCTGGTACCATATGCGCACGCACCCCTCTGTCAGCCCTGTAGCATCCGCCACACTCTGGCGACGTTCTTTGTCAGGGTAGCTGCACTTCTTGTACTCTTCCTCCAAACGTTTCAACTGTGCAGAGTTCGGAGAAGGGAAAATATAGATTACACAAATCTTTGATACTGAAACGCCTGTTGATATTCATAGTGCTTGGTCAAATTCGAAAATGCCCGGAAATTTTTAAACGAAAGGTGAATCTTTAGTTAGTTGATCACCTGTTGTGCTGAGAAAACAGTCCTCGCTCTACGTTTCCTGTTGTCCATGTCTGGACTGGATGGGTGGAAGATTACTCGGCAGTAATCAGGCATCGGGCGGATGGTTGTCTTACCGGGAATAAAGATCCTCTGCGGAGGGATACACACAGAATAAACTTCATAAACTTCATGAAATCAAACTTGCATGGAGGAGATCTAAACTGTGCGCGAAAGCTCagtagtttttaaaaaaatgctgttctGCTAAAAAAGGGACGACAATGTTTGACAAGCCTTGATAACGTCAACCTGTTAAAACTAAGTTATAATTTAGCTCTGTATACGTTTATAGGTTAGAAACTCCAAAGAAAATTGATAAGGTTTCAATACTTTTGGAGATGGAACTTGAGAGTCGACAGCGGCAGGGGATGGAAGTGTTGTTGGTTCAGTACCTACAGCTGCAGTGTGTTCTGAGCTGACTTCGGAAACTGGAACTGCTACTTCTTGAACAAGAGTTGGTGCCGATGTGGACGGAACCAAGTGGTGGTATCGCTGAGGGAGGACTTCGTTCACAACCTGGtaacaaagtttaaaaaaatcaagtttGTGAAGTGATATGAGATAATTGATATGGAACCATGGAACGGATCTTATGGAAAATCAATTTTACACTAGCTTTCAAACGAAAAGAACAATGCACAAGAACTTAAGCCCCAAATGATGATAACGCTAATGGCTGGTTTATGCCAAATGGCAAAAAACCCACAGGTTTTGCCAACACGGAAGAAATAAATTGAGGTATGTCCCGTTAACCTATAGCTACTCATTATATACAAGAAGTGATGTGTTAATGAATATGGGTGGCGCTTCTGTGGACGGTCATGGTGCCACATTGTCTAATCGCAGGTCACCTAAAAACTTGTTATTTTTATGTGTAATAGTGTTTCAAAATGTCCTAAAGGCCATTCTCAATGTACGCGAAGACTTCAGGAGCTTTTTGATAAAGTGTTTGCTGGCTTTAAGCCTAATGCCTTGTATATGTTCACATTTTTACATGCCGGGATGGTATACCCTACGAGAGCCtgatctgcagtaccgctcccggccgcagcaagaaaaatggcaaaacgaccttcaaattgccaaatttcggtcttttcgggaatggggaatcCATGAAAGGCCCCCAAAGGGGTTTTAAGTTTTGATGCTTGTATGgcgtttattttgaaaaattgtcccTTTAGAATTAGCAACAGCAATATTAAGACATTTCGCAAACGAACAGATGGGATATTAGGTAATAAATACTAAGTTAAGTAGTAGAGTGTACACTTCTTGTAAATTTTCACTTTCTGAAGGGCTACCGCATCAATatttcaattctattttgtGAAACAGGAAGACACTAAGCTTATGCAACGGTCTTTGTTTGTCAATCATTAGACccaatttctttcaaaatactGATAAGGTGAGTGGAATACTTTATGGTGCAATATAACCTTGGACGCCTGGGGAGCTTTTTGATGGGCTGAAATTTTGGCGGGGTCGAATTGTCCTCTTATGATTCCATTGTGGCTTTAAAGATACAACAGAAGTAACGTTACCTGCGGCTCGACATCTCTCAACGCCGTGCACAAATCTGCCAGTGTGGAGATGGCGCTCTTGGTGCGGGAAGCGAAATCATCGGAAGATGTGGGTGCTGGAAAGGgataaatgtacatacattctTCAGGAAACTTCTCATTCTTAGAGTGCAACTAGCTATAACTTTACCCTAACAAAAGTGAAGACTTGGAACGCTTTCCCCTATCGTTGTTTATACACTCCCATATTTACTATCATGTCACCCTCTACTTAAATTCCCTTTGAATACGTTGTCTTCCCATTCTCTGTTTGCGCAAAGTTACCCTTTATCACACGTCATGTATGGCTTTTGGATCGTCCCTAGAGTAGATCTTACTTTCACGTACCGTTGGTCTCGTTCTTTCCGGTCTGATTTGGATTCTCTACATCTTCAGTGTCCTGACACGTGGCGGCACTTGATTGGTCGACGCCTTTCATGCCCAGCAATATTTCAGACGCCCGTCTGACTTCTTCGGGGGGAGAAGAGGAACCCGGTTTGGGGCGGTTTTGTCCCTCATTGGTCGTCGTAGATGACCTCATCTTGGCGACATCTTCAAGACTTGTGAGAATCTTGTTGAGAAGTACTTTTGCCGTGTCTCCATCCAAAGATGAGATGTCTAGATTCTGCACAAGTTCTGTGGCGCTAGCACGGGTCACCTGGTCCCCCTCCGCCATTTCATCAGTGGGTGTTCCCGTCCTTCCAGCCAAAACTGCTTTCATAAAGCACTACTAAATACTTCTGAAACAATCTCTGTCGAACACCTTTACAACAACACACGGTTTGTTGTCTTTGTCCCAACTGAAAGTCTAGTCATTTACCATCTTTAGCTGTTGCACCATTGTAATTACCGTTAATTGTCGATTTGAATGAACGTTCTATTTCCGCGCGTTCGAAGAGCCAGTTGTTCTGTTCTTATCAAGGTTCGAATAGAACCAATCGAATTCGAAGGTGACGATGTCAGAAGTATCGAAGATCACGGACTTTCTATTGTTCGATTGTGACCTTACGCGGGGTCATTCGTTTCAAAAGCTGTGGCTAGCTGCAGTACTGTACTGCCAGTAGGTAGGCGAAGTCTTACATGATAAAACAGCCTTTCGTGCACactattcagcaccagggacggtAGTGTCTATAGCACGCATTTAGCATTCAGCATTCGGCCGTGTCCGTGATATTTACTCAGCAGTAACGTTAGGTATTATCTGTAGTACGTATCGGGGACGGCGGTGTCTGTAAAACGTATTCAGCGCCTGGAACAGGGGTGGTAGTGTTTGTAGtaattattcagcaccaaggacagtagaACCAGTACATGTTCACCACCCGGGGCGCCATCTTCAATTTACTTATTTTAGTTATTTATTGAAATtcgttgatttgattttgattcgttgatgaaggttagacatccagataataaaATACGCCAAAATCATCCTAAATTATCTtgacctcattaacatatttaTTCAGAGTTACCTGATTCATTCctatagtcactgacgaaagaaagcggatgctgtctgaaacgtctgtttcaaaattttatcagttgcttttagtaactatttttggcgtatttattggaatcatttcatttcaaaattttatcagttgctttagtaactatttttggcgtatttatTGGAATCAT
Proteins encoded in this region:
- the LOC136444074 gene encoding uncharacterized protein — its product is MKAVLAGRTGTPTDEMAEGDQVTRASATELVQNLDISSLDGDTAKVLLNKILTSLEDVAKMRSSTTTNEGQNRPKPGSSSPPEEVRRASEILLGMKGVDQSSAATCQDTEDVENPNQTGKNETNAPTSSDDFASRTKSAISTLADLCTALRDVEPQVVNEVLPQRYHHLVPSTSAPTLVQEVAVPVSEVSSEHTAAVGTEPTTLPSPAAVDSQVPSPKRIFIPGKTTIRPMPDYCRVIFHPSSPDMDNRKRRARTVFSAQQLKRLEEEYKKCSYPDKERRQSVADATGLTEGCVRIWYQNRRAKDHRLKDSEKQREGMSVSSTSQPEMPGILSLRPVEPARLPPSETAPPTALNRAEEAAMEALVNLSSTASTETIAAHSPQNNLNSAAQSDEAMSDVDTKSSATESISPCKNINAASKSERAEQSTVSYLQLALEKKEQLQIRQTEENCKSKLIPAADPPDHPSDDMRTAPSEQVEKASRVSSQPKSQRAIIASLVAQTLKRSDGLDHRRTVVPIAVVNIPIVRVEGNAGKGTDASAKGSEKIKSVPYVTVATRIPVANEGSRPGSGGSKRGNSPQQSGEVLRATSIGIPFRALQFQNQWTKKSSNLSQRNDSSTTVTSKIQTDVHISTGNLPCTGATITCKSTSTSASRVPSLLGFLISDTQAKPKQSANSSNPTIQDTRPSTKGSGVGTEKAKLSSYDIPSTIVLRLQPRPMTVTSKSCTSSGQSRKDSEKETDQPTSSIDDFNTRSSSTPGVTDRKRKVCQEESVNKGCKVVKTKMWRELKEEKSVAKRTKNMTKGSKKSSPSQMIQPSIEGKQCGDGASDKDIPTKETTKGSSAHVGSTQTKLSTADTKGLTNACTVMSDGNTQNPKNSHPTTLHYKKGRVCQCHQLQEIIDYCVRKGPETAAKTDKFCSTPKEVGSLQRPREGKGQCEPPRQVPKSGDSVPKTWAPGTVRHLKITAPISIATSSSLTNVRSFEAVPIGSVRASRIANTQHGGSFHRPTPASFRHVHFSKKPCPIPAAVISKSSPATGQLFLNKNQKAAVQLKATRGVRVVVSHPSNNVTLPTARPVCEAYTTPPTFTRPTVSAVAQRAHHTCGAAAMFRLGSVLKRPNASSFRLPFVMKPAERIATVVTTGYTSSGVRLQPVQNRGQPTGQPGGVNRQPPLPQGDGNALRRLQRFTDVFMERHRSSAPSTESRRDDRPPPPKVRRTDM